The Myxococcales bacterium genome has a segment encoding these proteins:
- a CDS encoding Rrf2 family transcriptional regulator, with amino-acid sequence MKLTSQEEYGLRCLLQIASAPACFLTIPEVARREALSTAYVAKLMRILRRAGFVRSVRGQKGGFELAVAPMQINVGAVLDALGGRLYSPAFCEAHAGERCVCVHSVDCSLRSLWTNVDAAIQGVLNRTQLGHLIRVGGAGASGPGCGLLDARRDRGGPEEKKLVSGLQAGSAGHVAEALCLRVHGQDDANNQTQQESEA; translated from the coding sequence ATGAAGCTCACCTCTCAGGAAGAGTACGGCCTGCGCTGCTTGCTGCAGATCGCTTCGGCCCCTGCGTGTTTCCTCACGATCCCCGAGGTGGCGCGCCGGGAGGCTTTGTCCACAGCGTACGTGGCGAAACTCATGCGCATCTTGCGCAGGGCGGGCTTCGTGCGGAGCGTGCGTGGGCAAAAGGGTGGCTTCGAGTTGGCGGTGGCCCCGATGCAGATCAACGTGGGCGCGGTTCTCGACGCTCTCGGGGGCCGGCTGTATTCGCCGGCGTTCTGCGAAGCCCATGCCGGCGAGCGCTGCGTCTGCGTGCACAGCGTGGACTGTTCCTTACGATCGCTTTGGACCAACGTGGACGCGGCGATTCAGGGCGTGCTCAACCGCACACAGCTCGGTCATCTGATTCGGGTGGGAGGCGCGGGGGCAAGTGGTCCGGGCTGCGGACTCTTGGACGCTCGGCGGGATCGGGGTGGGCCTGAGGAGAAGAAGCTGGTCAGTGGATTGCAAGCGGGTTCGGCGGGTCACGTCGCGGAGGCTCTTTGTCTTCGCGTCCACGGCCAAGACGACGCGAACAATCAGACGCAGCAAGAAAGCGAGGCTTGA
- a CDS encoding sigma-70 family RNA polymerase sigma factor → MRLVRVKKKVKAPVPTAPVAPAADVQEDEASDFDNDSDEATEDFDASADAEVEERVAAPAKATKKAKASKSTSSDGDRDQSLFRRYLRDVNGLDVMAPEQEFAMARRIESLKLELWNVILGHGPAGALIVESIERLMENKFEDWEGYRKLLVKELATAAKAKPASRAKDPGPLAKVAKAAKAAAKASGAKSPRASSHDEGPVRSPALEKRLDFYVDAAGTADPEGTAVEAIVDYLSSLPPSRTTGIQGFDAYMSSLRRARSSLRTAKNDFVSANLRLVVAVAARYSRELLTFEDLVQEGNIGLMKAVDRFDYRKGFRFSTYASWWIRHAIGRALADKARLVRLPVHVLDAQQKVEKTRRALTAQLGRKPTPAEIAKETGLDQEEVERINALPSSSPLSLDEPFSDEDDDRSRMDTLADPEPGPEPVDRLAQTETEKAMISLMAQLKPVEVDILRKRFGLHDGRERTLQEIGDEHRLSRERIRQVQDRALNKLRGALNQYLATGNAASTPAAAPARGQASAQARGQL, encoded by the coding sequence ATGAGACTGGTTAGAGTCAAAAAGAAGGTGAAGGCTCCGGTGCCAACGGCACCCGTGGCTCCGGCCGCGGACGTGCAGGAAGACGAGGCATCGGATTTCGACAATGACAGCGACGAAGCCACAGAAGACTTCGACGCCAGCGCCGATGCCGAGGTGGAGGAGCGCGTCGCCGCGCCCGCGAAGGCCACCAAGAAGGCGAAGGCCTCGAAGTCGACCAGCAGCGACGGCGATCGCGATCAAAGCCTGTTCCGTCGCTACCTGCGCGACGTGAACGGCCTCGACGTGATGGCGCCGGAGCAAGAGTTCGCGATGGCGCGTCGGATCGAGTCGCTCAAGCTCGAGCTGTGGAACGTGATCCTCGGACACGGCCCTGCGGGAGCTCTCATCGTCGAATCGATCGAGCGCCTGATGGAGAACAAGTTCGAGGACTGGGAAGGCTACCGCAAGCTCCTGGTCAAAGAGCTCGCCACGGCTGCCAAGGCCAAGCCGGCTTCGCGGGCCAAGGATCCAGGCCCGCTCGCCAAGGTGGCCAAAGCCGCCAAGGCCGCAGCCAAGGCCTCGGGCGCCAAGAGCCCCAGGGCCTCGAGCCACGACGAGGGCCCCGTGCGCTCACCCGCGCTCGAGAAGCGTCTCGACTTCTACGTGGACGCTGCCGGCACCGCCGATCCGGAAGGAACGGCCGTGGAGGCGATCGTCGACTATCTGTCCTCGTTGCCCCCGTCTCGCACCACCGGGATCCAGGGCTTCGACGCCTACATGTCGAGCCTGCGCCGGGCGCGCTCCTCCCTGCGGACCGCCAAGAACGACTTCGTCAGTGCCAACCTCAGGTTGGTGGTGGCCGTGGCCGCCCGCTACAGCCGCGAGCTCCTCACGTTCGAGGATCTGGTGCAGGAGGGCAACATCGGCCTGATGAAGGCGGTGGACCGTTTCGACTACCGGAAGGGTTTCCGTTTCTCCACGTACGCCTCGTGGTGGATCCGCCATGCCATCGGGCGCGCACTTGCCGACAAGGCGCGGCTCGTGCGGTTGCCGGTGCACGTGCTGGATGCGCAACAGAAGGTGGAGAAGACCCGCCGGGCCCTCACCGCGCAGCTGGGTCGCAAGCCCACGCCGGCCGAGATCGCCAAGGAGACGGGCCTCGATCAAGAAGAGGTGGAGCGCATCAACGCCCTGCCATCTTCGAGCCCACTGTCTCTCGACGAGCCGTTCTCGGACGAAGACGACGACCGTTCGCGCATGGACACCCTTGCCGATCCCGAACCCGGGCCCGAGCCGGTGGATCGTCTCGCGCAGACGGAGACGGAAAAGGCGATGATCAGCCTGATGGCTCAGCTCAAGCCCGTCGAGGTGGATATCCTGCGCAAGCGCTTCGGCCTTCACGATGGCCGCGAGCGGACGCTGCAGGAGATCGGCGACGAGCACCGGCTCTCGCGCGAGCGCATCCGTCAGGTGCAAGATCGTGCGCTCAACAAGCTGCGAGGCGCCTTGAACCAGTACCTCGCCACGGGCAACGCCGCGAGCACACCCGCTGCCGCCCCGGCACGCGGTCAGGCTTCGGCCCAGGCCCGCGGCCAACTCTGA
- the rlmN gene encoding 23S rRNA (adenine(2503)-C(2))-methyltransferase RlmN, translating to MLQLGAVDLRDLTPAELKPRVVAAGHPPYRAEQVFRWLHGPGAGGVGAVRDLNAPCNVPAALREILAAEAAPSALGLAVEQSARDGTRKFAFSTHDGRSIEAVLIPDDNQERDRLTLCISSQVGCAIDCKFCATATLGFGRNLSAGEIVSQVYWATELAGRRPTNIVFMGMGEPLHNFDNVKRAFELLCHPWGAAFSPRRITISTSGLVTGIEKLAALEHVPNLAISLNASSDEVRDQIMPINRKWPIATLMAAVKRFPLGHGRKITFEYVLLAGVNDADADADRLVRLVSGLPSMVNLIPWNPFNGPQFQRPSTERVLSFQGRLRARGIQVYIRMPRGDDIDAACGQLAARAPAPRKDVDVSLAQALRTRATP from the coding sequence ATGCTACAACTGGGCGCCGTGGATCTCAGAGACCTCACCCCCGCCGAGCTCAAGCCCCGGGTCGTGGCCGCCGGACACCCGCCCTACAGGGCCGAACAGGTGTTTCGGTGGCTGCACGGCCCGGGGGCTGGTGGCGTGGGCGCCGTGCGGGACCTCAACGCCCCCTGCAACGTGCCCGCCGCCCTGCGCGAGATCTTGGCGGCCGAGGCCGCCCCGTCCGCTTTGGGGCTGGCCGTCGAGCAGAGCGCGCGCGATGGCACCCGTAAGTTTGCCTTCTCGACCCACGACGGCCGTTCCATCGAGGCCGTGCTGATCCCTGACGACAACCAGGAGCGGGACCGACTCACCCTCTGCATTTCCTCGCAAGTGGGGTGCGCCATCGACTGTAAGTTCTGCGCCACGGCCACACTGGGCTTTGGCCGCAACCTCAGCGCCGGCGAGATCGTCTCGCAGGTCTACTGGGCCACGGAGCTGGCGGGCCGCCGCCCCACGAACATCGTGTTCATGGGCATGGGTGAACCGCTGCACAACTTCGACAACGTCAAGCGCGCCTTCGAGCTGCTCTGCCACCCCTGGGGTGCGGCGTTTTCGCCCCGTCGGATCACCATCAGCACGTCGGGCCTGGTCACCGGCATCGAGAAATTGGCCGCGCTCGAACACGTGCCCAACCTGGCCATCTCCCTCAATGCCTCGTCGGACGAGGTGCGGGACCAGATCATGCCGATCAACCGCAAGTGGCCGATCGCCACGCTGATGGCCGCGGTGAAGCGCTTTCCCCTGGGTCACGGGCGCAAGATCACCTTCGAGTACGTGCTGCTGGCGGGCGTCAACGACGCCGACGCGGACGCCGACCGTCTGGTGCGCCTGGTGAGCGGCCTGCCCAGCATGGTGAATCTCATCCCCTGGAACCCTTTCAACGGTCCGCAGTTCCAGCGCCCCAGCACCGAACGCGTGTTGTCGTTCCAGGGGCGCCTCCGCGCCCGGGGCATTCAGGTGTACATTCGCATGCCCCGGGGCGACGACATCGACGCAGCCTGCGGCCAGCTGGCAGCCCGGGCCCCCGCGCCCCGCAAAGACGTGGACGTGTCGCTGGCCCAGGCGCTGCGCACACGGGCCACCCCTTAA
- a CDS encoding formylglycine-generating enzyme family protein yields the protein MCLPGCAERELPITIGSPPGEQDAGPTPADANAPKLDAAPKLDTAPPRMDACTPTTELCNGIDDDCNGTIDDVAAEVLTRTESCGSCNNVCQDRPNALTTCQAGTCGYSCVTGAIDIDNGATNGCECILVGAERDTAGDKPEAACDGLDNDCDGKTDEGFDLDADLKHCGACNRLCSFPFALARCDQGVCKQTDCQPGFSDSDPTKAGCECQKTNGGVELCDGVDNDCNGLIDDGVTPTITCRGMGVCAGVTPVCGPVIIGKDAAMANVVVTTWSCPYPASLYQESGEDMAKGCDGLDNDCDGLVDEGFRVGAACVADTDAQGQKVFGECVRQGRLRCKADKTGTECDTPPGAPGAETCDGFDNDCDGKTDELLSAMDKTSDDRLVVLSPAGRTVTMFAYEASRHDANTTTPGMVSNRRPCSVKGRQPWGNVTKEEAQAACQTIGAGWRLCTKEEWLDACNGGGNSAFPYGNLYDGAKCNGADFQATPAPLPVGNAVMCLSDQGDPAVTDDLFDMSGNLKEWVLTTLPTATPLGFELRGGAYNNTSYLQPDPSCTSEPCTAMRRVAPGLRCDGNTPAPGPAECKNGSCPNGQACSPQAPCPDIAVRLPSVGFRCCKDGVL from the coding sequence ATGTGCCTCCCTGGTTGCGCAGAGCGTGAGCTGCCGATCACCATCGGATCGCCGCCGGGTGAGCAAGACGCCGGGCCCACGCCCGCCGATGCCAACGCCCCGAAGCTCGATGCGGCACCCAAGCTGGACACCGCGCCCCCCCGCATGGACGCGTGCACGCCCACGACCGAGCTGTGCAACGGCATCGACGACGACTGCAACGGCACCATCGATGACGTCGCGGCCGAGGTGCTGACCCGCACCGAATCGTGTGGCTCGTGCAACAACGTGTGCCAGGACCGCCCGAACGCGCTCACCACCTGCCAGGCCGGCACCTGTGGCTATTCCTGCGTGACCGGCGCCATCGACATCGACAACGGGGCCACCAACGGCTGCGAGTGCATCCTGGTCGGTGCGGAGCGCGACACGGCCGGCGACAAACCCGAAGCCGCCTGCGATGGCCTCGACAACGACTGCGACGGCAAAACCGACGAAGGCTTCGACCTCGACGCCGACCTCAAGCACTGCGGCGCCTGCAACCGCCTGTGCAGCTTCCCGTTCGCCCTCGCACGGTGCGATCAGGGCGTGTGCAAACAAACCGATTGCCAGCCCGGCTTCAGCGACAGCGACCCCACCAAAGCCGGCTGCGAATGCCAGAAGACCAACGGCGGCGTTGAACTCTGCGACGGCGTCGACAACGATTGCAACGGCCTGATCGATGATGGGGTCACGCCCACCATCACCTGCCGGGGCATGGGCGTCTGCGCCGGCGTGACGCCGGTGTGTGGCCCCGTAATCATCGGAAAGGACGCAGCCATGGCCAACGTGGTGGTGACCACCTGGTCGTGCCCCTACCCGGCTTCGCTTTACCAGGAAAGCGGCGAAGACATGGCCAAGGGCTGTGATGGCCTGGACAACGACTGCGATGGGCTCGTCGATGAAGGCTTCCGCGTGGGGGCCGCCTGTGTGGCCGACACGGATGCCCAGGGGCAAAAGGTGTTCGGCGAGTGCGTGCGGCAAGGCCGGCTGCGCTGCAAGGCGGACAAAACCGGCACCGAATGCGACACCCCACCAGGCGCCCCCGGGGCCGAGACCTGCGACGGCTTCGACAACGATTGCGATGGCAAAACCGACGAGCTGCTCTCGGCCATGGACAAAACCAGCGACGACAGGCTGGTGGTGCTCAGCCCTGCGGGCCGGACCGTCACCATGTTCGCCTACGAGGCCTCGCGGCACGACGCCAACACCACCACACCGGGTATGGTCTCGAACAGGCGTCCCTGCAGCGTCAAGGGCCGACAGCCCTGGGGCAACGTCACCAAGGAAGAAGCGCAAGCGGCCTGCCAGACGATCGGCGCGGGCTGGCGGTTGTGCACGAAAGAGGAATGGCTGGACGCCTGCAACGGCGGCGGCAACAGCGCCTTCCCCTACGGAAACCTCTACGACGGCGCCAAGTGCAACGGGGCGGACTTCCAGGCCACGCCGGCCCCCCTGCCCGTGGGCAACGCGGTCATGTGCCTGTCGGACCAGGGTGACCCGGCCGTCACCGACGATCTCTTCGACATGAGCGGCAACCTCAAGGAGTGGGTGCTCACCACCTTGCCCACGGCCACCCCGCTGGGGTTCGAGCTGCGGGGGGGCGCCTACAACAACACCAGCTACTTGCAGCCGGATCCCTCGTGCACGTCCGAGCCCTGCACCGCCATGCGGCGGGTGGCCCCGGGGCTTCGTTGCGATGGCAACACCCCCGCCCCCGGGCCCGCCGAATGCAAAAACGGCAGCTGCCCGAACGGCCAGGCGTGCAGCCCACAAGCTCCCTGCCCCGACATCGCCGTGCGGCTGCCCTCGGTGGGCTTTCGCTGCTGCAAGGACGGTGTGCTGTGA
- the ndk gene encoding nucleoside-diphosphate kinase: MAIERTFGIIKPDAVASGSTGGILSMVEGAGFKLLSLRMTRMSVHEAEGFYAVHKARPFFKDLIGFMTSGPCVLMALEGEDAIARYRQLMGPTDAAKAPEGTIRHKFGTNIERNAVHGSDGPDTAQFELGWFFRGSDLGLQG, encoded by the coding sequence ATGGCAATCGAACGCACTTTTGGAATCATCAAACCCGACGCCGTCGCAAGCGGCTCCACGGGCGGCATCCTGTCCATGGTCGAAGGCGCAGGCTTCAAACTTCTGAGCCTGCGCATGACCCGGATGTCAGTGCACGAAGCCGAAGGCTTCTACGCAGTGCACAAGGCGCGGCCCTTCTTCAAGGACCTCATCGGCTTCATGACCTCCGGCCCCTGTGTGCTGATGGCCCTCGAGGGTGAGGACGCCATCGCCCGCTACCGGCAGCTGATGGGCCCCACCGACGCCGCCAAGGCACCGGAAGGAACCATTCGTCACAAGTTCGGCACGAACATCGAACGCAACGCCGTTCACGGCAGCGACGGGCCCGATACCGCCCAGTTCGAGCTCGGCTGGTTCTTCCGTGGATCGGACCTGGGCCTGCAGGGCTGA
- the sucD gene encoding succinate--CoA ligase subunit alpha yields the protein MSVLVSKNTKLIVQGLTGSAGTFHAKQMREYGTQVVGGVTPGKGGLVHEGFPVFDTVAEAVAKTGANASVIYVPPPGAADAIVEAAFAGIELVVCITEGIPTLDMVKTKRALDAFPKTRLVGPNCPGVITPGQCKIGIMPGYIHTPGKVGVVSRSGTLTYEAAHQLTQLGLGQTTCIGIGGDPVKGMDFIEALQLFEADPDTKAVLMIGEIGGSSEEQAARFVKDHMSKPVAGFIAGVTAPPGRRMGHAGAIISGGKGGAGDKIAAMQEAGIKVAATPAELGTTVASLF from the coding sequence ATGTCCGTTCTCGTCAGCAAGAACACCAAGCTCATCGTTCAGGGCCTCACCGGGTCGGCCGGCACCTTTCACGCCAAGCAAATGCGTGAATACGGCACCCAGGTCGTGGGCGGTGTGACCCCGGGCAAAGGCGGCCTCGTCCACGAAGGCTTCCCCGTCTTCGACACCGTGGCCGAAGCCGTGGCCAAAACGGGCGCCAACGCGTCCGTCATCTATGTGCCCCCGCCCGGCGCCGCCGACGCCATCGTGGAAGCCGCGTTTGCCGGCATCGAGCTGGTGGTGTGCATCACCGAAGGCATCCCCACGCTCGACATGGTGAAGACCAAGCGCGCGCTCGACGCCTTCCCCAAAACGCGCCTCGTGGGCCCGAACTGCCCCGGCGTGATCACGCCCGGCCAGTGCAAGATCGGCATCATGCCCGGCTACATCCACACCCCCGGCAAGGTGGGTGTGGTCAGCCGCTCGGGCACGCTGACCTACGAAGCCGCCCACCAGCTCACGCAGCTCGGCCTCGGGCAAACCACCTGCATCGGCATCGGCGGTGACCCCGTCAAGGGCATGGACTTCATCGAAGCCCTCCAGCTCTTCGAGGCCGATCCCGACACCAAGGCCGTGCTGATGATTGGCGAGATCGGGGGCTCCTCCGAGGAGCAGGCCGCCCGCTTCGTCAAGGATCACATGTCCAAGCCCGTCGCCGGCTTCATCGCCGGTGTCACCGCCCCTCCCGGACGCCGCATGGGCCACGCCGGCGCCATCATCAGTGGCGGCAAGGGCGGCGCGGGCGACAAGATCGCCGCCATGCAGGAAGCCGGCATCAAGGTGGCCGCCACCCCCGCCGAGCTCGGCACAACCGTCGCGTCGCTGTTCTAG
- the sucC gene encoding ADP-forming succinate--CoA ligase subunit beta, which translates to MKIHEYQAKDILRKYGVPVPQGIPAFSVAEATAAAQKIIADTGNEVVVVKAQIHAGGRGKGGGVKVVKGADAATDAAGKILGMNLITHQTSPAGQKVNRLLVEQGAAIARELYVGLLVDRESGKVVVMASSEGGMDIEEVAANTPEKILKEYVDPTLGLTGFQARNLAYGLELKGDAAKNATAFLLKVYQAFIAEDASLFEINPLVLTKDDKVVALDCKINFDDNALYRHKDLETLRDLDEEEPQEIEAKKYDLSYIKLDGTIGCMVNGAGLAMATMDTIKHYGGEPANFLDVGGGATKEKVTAAFKIITADPAVKGIFVNIFGGIMKCDTIAEGVIAAVKDVGLKVPLVVRLEGTNVALGKKILSESGLALTAADDMADGAKKIVALAGKA; encoded by the coding sequence ATGAAAATCCACGAGTACCAAGCCAAAGACATCCTGCGGAAGTACGGCGTGCCCGTGCCCCAGGGCATCCCCGCCTTCTCCGTGGCCGAAGCCACCGCGGCCGCCCAGAAGATCATCGCTGACACCGGCAACGAGGTCGTGGTCGTCAAGGCCCAGATCCACGCTGGCGGACGCGGCAAAGGCGGAGGCGTCAAGGTCGTCAAAGGCGCCGACGCCGCCACTGACGCCGCCGGCAAGATCCTCGGCATGAACCTCATCACCCACCAAACCAGCCCCGCCGGCCAAAAGGTGAACCGCCTGCTCGTCGAGCAGGGCGCCGCCATCGCCCGCGAGCTTTACGTCGGCCTGCTGGTCGACCGCGAGTCCGGCAAGGTCGTGGTGATGGCCTCCTCCGAAGGCGGCATGGACATCGAGGAGGTCGCCGCCAACACCCCCGAGAAGATCCTGAAAGAGTACGTCGACCCCACCCTCGGCCTCACCGGCTTTCAGGCCCGCAACCTGGCCTACGGCCTCGAGCTCAAGGGCGACGCCGCCAAGAACGCCACCGCGTTCCTCTTGAAGGTGTACCAGGCCTTCATCGCCGAAGACGCCAGCCTCTTCGAGATCAACCCCCTCGTTCTCACCAAGGACGACAAGGTCGTTGCCCTCGACTGCAAGATCAACTTCGACGACAACGCCCTTTACCGCCACAAGGATCTCGAGACCCTGCGCGACCTCGACGAGGAAGAGCCCCAGGAGATCGAGGCCAAGAAGTACGATCTTTCGTACATCAAGCTCGATGGCACCATCGGCTGCATGGTCAACGGCGCCGGCCTGGCCATGGCCACCATGGACACCATCAAGCACTACGGCGGCGAGCCCGCCAACTTCCTCGATGTGGGCGGCGGCGCCACGAAGGAAAAGGTCACCGCGGCCTTCAAGATCATCACCGCCGACCCCGCCGTCAAAGGCATCTTCGTCAACATCTTCGGTGGCATCATGAAGTGCGACACCATCGCGGAAGGCGTCATCGCCGCCGTGAAGGACGTGGGCCTGAAAGTGCCCCTGGTCGTGCGCCTCGAAGGCACCAACGTCGCGCTCGGCAAGAAGATCCTGTCCGAGTCCGGCCTGGCCCTCACCGCCGCCGACGACATGGCCGACGGGGCCAAGAAGATCGTTGCCCTCGCAGGAAAGGCTTAA
- the mdh gene encoding malate dehydrogenase, with protein MPARKKIALIGAGNIGGELAALAARKELGDVWLFDIPDKEGVAKGKALDLEQNGAILGYDAAIRGTSNWADLKGSDVVIITAGVPRKPGMSRDDLLGINLKIIRSVAQGIKENCPEAFVICISNPLDAMVYELKKVSGLPRERVIGMAGVLDSGRFQLFLAREAGVSVKDVRAMVLGGHGDTMVPVTSNCTIYGVPVSQFIAKDKLDAIVDRTRKGGGEIVGLMGTSAFYAPASAAIQMAEAFLRDEKRLLPAAAYLTGEYGYSDLYMGVPVIIGGQGIEKVVTIELNDEEKAMLAKSADAVRELITASSKL; from the coding sequence GTGCCCGCTCGCAAGAAAATCGCTCTCATTGGTGCCGGCAACATCGGCGGAGAACTCGCGGCCCTCGCGGCCCGTAAGGAACTCGGCGACGTCTGGCTGTTCGACATCCCCGATAAAGAAGGGGTGGCCAAGGGCAAAGCCCTCGACCTCGAGCAGAACGGCGCCATCCTCGGCTATGACGCGGCGATCCGGGGCACCTCCAACTGGGCCGATCTCAAAGGATCCGACGTCGTCATCATCACCGCCGGCGTGCCCCGCAAGCCCGGCATGAGCCGCGACGACCTGCTCGGCATCAACCTCAAGATCATCCGCAGCGTTGCCCAGGGGATCAAGGAAAACTGCCCCGAAGCCTTCGTGATCTGCATCTCGAACCCGCTTGACGCGATGGTCTACGAGCTGAAGAAGGTCTCCGGCCTTCCCCGCGAGCGCGTGATCGGCATGGCCGGCGTGCTCGACTCCGGCCGCTTCCAGCTCTTCCTCGCCCGCGAAGCCGGCGTGTCCGTCAAGGACGTGCGCGCCATGGTCCTCGGCGGCCACGGCGACACCATGGTGCCCGTCACCAGCAACTGCACCATCTACGGCGTGCCCGTATCCCAGTTCATCGCCAAGGACAAGCTGGACGCCATCGTCGACCGCACCCGCAAAGGCGGCGGCGAGATCGTCGGCCTCATGGGCACCAGCGCCTTCTACGCCCCCGCCTCCGCCGCCATCCAGATGGCCGAAGCCTTCCTGCGCGACGAAAAGCGCCTGCTGCCCGCCGCCGCCTACCTCACCGGCGAATACGGCTACAGCGACCTCTACATGGGCGTGCCCGTCATCATCGGTGGCCAGGGCATCGAAAAGGTCGTCACCATCGAACTCAACGACGAAGAAAAGGCCATGCTCGCCAAGAGCGCCGACGCCGTCCGCGAACTCATCACCGCCTCGAGCAAGCTATGA
- a CDS encoding exonuclease — MTARAHGRAEAKVKSAGLQPVPDVYISTDIETDGPIPGPFSMLSFAFVEIGTFDGARLCRPQTPRTFYRELRPISDRFENEALAVNGLDRGRLLREGTDPSTAMEEARHFVSELAGGGTPVLVAYPLSFDWSFLYWYFVSFGGRSPFNHSRCFDLKTAVAVKGRRTILRAGRDQLPASLQSRMSHTHHALDDAMEQADIFARVFDWDGADDDE; from the coding sequence ATGACCGCACGCGCTCACGGCCGGGCAGAAGCGAAGGTGAAGAGCGCTGGTCTGCAACCAGTACCCGACGTTTACATATCGACGGACATCGAGACGGACGGGCCCATCCCCGGGCCGTTTTCGATGTTGTCGTTTGCCTTCGTCGAGATTGGAACCTTCGATGGGGCGCGCCTCTGCCGACCGCAGACGCCGCGCACCTTCTATCGGGAGCTGCGGCCCATTTCTGATCGCTTCGAGAACGAGGCGTTGGCGGTAAACGGGCTGGACCGTGGCAGGCTGCTCCGTGAGGGAACGGATCCTTCCACCGCGATGGAGGAGGCGCGCCACTTCGTCTCCGAACTGGCCGGGGGAGGAACTCCTGTTTTGGTGGCGTATCCGCTCTCGTTCGATTGGAGCTTCCTCTACTGGTACTTCGTGAGTTTTGGGGGCAGGTCGCCGTTCAACCATTCCCGGTGCTTCGACTTGAAGACGGCCGTGGCTGTAAAGGGGCGGCGCACGATCCTACGCGCGGGGCGGGATCAGCTGCCGGCTTCGCTGCAGAGTCGGATGAGTCACACGCACCACGCGTTGGACGATGCGATGGAGCAGGCCGATATTTTCGCACGCGTTTTCGATTGGGACGGTGCAGATGACGACGAATGA
- a CDS encoding nucleotidyltransferase domain-containing protein: protein MTTNDEFFTERAKNTAARVAEWSAAFEEELGVDGRSALSDGCVYAVGSAGRGELGGSSDLDVFIVTNGEPSRVNEALVQAPLIRMMRRFKLPPPSNDATFLRLHGASELEHRLGAVNDDSPQNTFTARMLLLLESRPFYGQEAYKALLRRVVQAYWRNEQAHADHYLPMVLVNDIVRYWRVVLLNYEAKFASKEREAKTSGELEQVRLAKWLASYKLRFARCMTCYSMIIVLLWQTREQEGKLPHVSQDMMLELIGLTPVQRLQAVLAEATGAGAGGVVTLVDELLALYAGYLASRTMRDDELKGKLRDRSNGPSLFERADTFGDKMAQLVQELGRSSRLIRYVVV from the coding sequence ATGACGACGAATGACGAGTTCTTCACCGAACGAGCGAAGAATACGGCCGCGAGGGTGGCGGAGTGGTCGGCGGCATTCGAGGAGGAGCTTGGGGTCGACGGCAGGTCGGCGTTGTCCGACGGATGTGTGTACGCGGTGGGGTCTGCCGGAAGGGGCGAGCTTGGTGGGTCAAGTGACCTCGATGTCTTCATTGTGACGAACGGCGAACCATCCCGAGTGAATGAAGCGCTCGTGCAGGCCCCGCTCATAAGGATGATGCGGCGTTTCAAGTTGCCGCCCCCCTCTAACGACGCCACTTTCTTGAGACTGCATGGCGCCTCAGAGTTGGAGCACCGCCTCGGCGCCGTGAATGACGACTCGCCTCAGAACACGTTCACGGCAAGAATGCTCTTGCTTCTCGAGAGCAGGCCCTTTTACGGCCAGGAGGCCTATAAAGCCTTGCTCCGACGGGTTGTTCAAGCGTATTGGCGAAACGAACAAGCTCACGCGGATCATTACCTCCCCATGGTGCTGGTCAATGACATCGTTCGTTACTGGCGGGTCGTCCTGCTCAATTACGAAGCCAAGTTCGCCAGCAAAGAGCGTGAAGCCAAGACGTCAGGGGAGCTGGAGCAGGTGCGGCTGGCCAAGTGGCTGGCGAGCTACAAGCTCAGATTCGCCCGCTGCATGACGTGTTACTCGATGATCATCGTGCTGCTTTGGCAAACGAGAGAACAAGAGGGCAAGCTCCCTCACGTAAGTCAAGACATGATGCTCGAGCTGATCGGCCTGACACCCGTGCAGCGACTACAAGCCGTTCTGGCGGAAGCGACGGGCGCTGGTGCGGGTGGTGTTGTCACTCTCGTGGATGAATTGCTCGCGCTGTATGCCGGCTATCTCGCGTCGCGCACGATGCGGGATGACGAGTTGAAGGGCAAATTGCGCGACCGCTCGAACGGACCGTCTTTGTTCGAACGCGCAGACACGTTCGGCGACAAGATGGCGCAATTGGTGCAGGAGCTGGGAAGGTCATCGCGATTGATCCGATATGTGGTGGTCTGA